A window of Thunnus thynnus chromosome 17, fThuThy2.1, whole genome shotgun sequence contains these coding sequences:
- the LOC137200781 gene encoding tubulin epsilon and delta complex protein 2 isoform X1, with protein sequence MTVTTLLNIYTLLNDTSMSLLTTVEKAIKSCKAEQGKINDCIQLYREILHALTSQPQTPTDESESTDDAATDTDTSPGEKEDIELLERALEKALWVRTGTGPLKKGADRNQQSVPGKEPATTIATSKEAFIGNQTNNRSTSKSASLDRKEHRKPVTSVSSMVGSRPSASYNRGKCNTTINGNLIRSRSVSSSGTVHRQTARKSQQAVSASGSLDHDDTGAHRLPQQNGIPFEQATKWKSLRIKQNRLWDKVIAVQRKPVPGRSHFMERMSATFPKDWPCGSPDQTRVLVDRLTHQGLDLIEHYQTQELLEKQTTEGVTELGSKANKSDSYLTPEKFQMTAAELQNFTDQMKQEWEAWDRWRPEGGCLCPVGANGEWGDGIIAPLPLTVTYTTEAELRELEKLRFRVALLQQEIYLEQALSDTLSPQLSSVVPGCPNHSVLRDMYSLLGEGGERFPAIVLDSEPD encoded by the exons ATGACTGTGACCACCCTCTTGAACATATACACATTGCTTAACG ACACAAGCATGTCACTGCTCACCACGGTCGAGAAAGCTATCAAGTCATGCAAAGCTGAACAAGGCAAGATTAATGACTGCATTCAACTCTACAGAGAAATACTACACGCCCT AACATCACAACCTCAGACACCCACTGACGAGTCAGAATCAACAGATGATGCTGCTACAg atacAGATACCTCACCAGGGGAGAAAGAAGATATAGAATTGCTTGAGCGAGCACTGGAGAAAGCCCTTTGGGTTCGCACTGGCACAGGGCCTTTGAAAAAAGGTGCTGACAGAAATCAACAATCTGTACCTGGAAAGGAACCAGCTACTACAATTGCCACATCCAAAGAAGCATTTATAGGAAATCAGACAAACAATAGATCAACTTCTAAATCTGCCAGTCTTGACAGAAAGGAGCACAGAAAGCCTGTAACATCTGTATCCTCCATGGTGGGCTCAAGACCTTCAGCTAGCTACAATCGTGGAAAGTGCAATACCACAATAAATGGAAACTTAATCCGGAGCCGTTCTGTCTCATCATCGGGGACTGTTCATCGCCAGACTGCAAGGAAATCGCAGCAGGCTGTCTCGGCATCTGGCAGTCTTGATCATG atgacacaGGAGCTCACAGATTACCTCAACAGAATGG GATACCTTTTGAGCAGGCAACAAAATGGAAGTCTCTGAGGATCAAGCAAAACAG GTTGTGGGACAAAGTAATTGCTGTGCAAAGGAAACCTGTGCCTGGGAGGAGTCACTTCATGGAGAGAATGAGTGCTACG TTCCCCAAGGATTGGCCGTGTGGTAGCCCAGATCAGACCAGGGTTCTGGTCGACAGGTTGACTCACCAGGGGCTTGACCTCATCGAGCACTACCAGACACAGGAGCTTCTGGAAAAACAGACCACAGAAGGCGTCACAGAGCTGG GTAGTAAAGCAAACAAGAGTGATTCCTATCTGACACCTGAAAAGTTTCAgatgacagcagcagagctccAGAACTTTACAGACCAAATGAAACAAG AGTGGGAAGCATGGGATCGATGGAGGCCAGAGGGAGGTTGTCTTTGCCCCGTTGGGGCAAATGGCGAGTGGGGAGATGGGATAATTGCACCCCTGCCCCTGACTGTAACCTACACAACAGAGGCAGAGCTCAGAGAGCTGGAGAAGCTGAGGTTTAGGGTGGCACTGCTGCAACAGGAGATTTACCTCGAACAG GCTCTGTCGGACACACTGTCCCCACAGCTTTCATCTGTTGTACCTGGATGTCCCAACCACAGTGTGCTGAGAGACATGTACTCCCTGCTGGGTGAAGGTGGGGAGCGTTTCCCTGCCATAGTCCTGGACTCTGAGCCTGACTGA
- the LOC137200781 gene encoding tubulin epsilon and delta complex protein 2 isoform X2 has product MLLVTLELAKSKFLLRERTSQPQTPTDESESTDDAATDTDTSPGEKEDIELLERALEKALWVRTGTGPLKKGADRNQQSVPGKEPATTIATSKEAFIGNQTNNRSTSKSASLDRKEHRKPVTSVSSMVGSRPSASYNRGKCNTTINGNLIRSRSVSSSGTVHRQTARKSQQAVSASGSLDHDDTGAHRLPQQNGIPFEQATKWKSLRIKQNRLWDKVIAVQRKPVPGRSHFMERMSATFPKDWPCGSPDQTRVLVDRLTHQGLDLIEHYQTQELLEKQTTEGVTELGSKANKSDSYLTPEKFQMTAAELQNFTDQMKQEWEAWDRWRPEGGCLCPVGANGEWGDGIIAPLPLTVTYTTEAELRELEKLRFRVALLQQEIYLEQALSDTLSPQLSSVVPGCPNHSVLRDMYSLLGEGGERFPAIVLDSEPD; this is encoded by the exons ATGTTATTAGTCACACTGGAGCTTGCCAAGTCAAAATTCCTGTTACgagaaag AACATCACAACCTCAGACACCCACTGACGAGTCAGAATCAACAGATGATGCTGCTACAg atacAGATACCTCACCAGGGGAGAAAGAAGATATAGAATTGCTTGAGCGAGCACTGGAGAAAGCCCTTTGGGTTCGCACTGGCACAGGGCCTTTGAAAAAAGGTGCTGACAGAAATCAACAATCTGTACCTGGAAAGGAACCAGCTACTACAATTGCCACATCCAAAGAAGCATTTATAGGAAATCAGACAAACAATAGATCAACTTCTAAATCTGCCAGTCTTGACAGAAAGGAGCACAGAAAGCCTGTAACATCTGTATCCTCCATGGTGGGCTCAAGACCTTCAGCTAGCTACAATCGTGGAAAGTGCAATACCACAATAAATGGAAACTTAATCCGGAGCCGTTCTGTCTCATCATCGGGGACTGTTCATCGCCAGACTGCAAGGAAATCGCAGCAGGCTGTCTCGGCATCTGGCAGTCTTGATCATG atgacacaGGAGCTCACAGATTACCTCAACAGAATGG GATACCTTTTGAGCAGGCAACAAAATGGAAGTCTCTGAGGATCAAGCAAAACAG GTTGTGGGACAAAGTAATTGCTGTGCAAAGGAAACCTGTGCCTGGGAGGAGTCACTTCATGGAGAGAATGAGTGCTACG TTCCCCAAGGATTGGCCGTGTGGTAGCCCAGATCAGACCAGGGTTCTGGTCGACAGGTTGACTCACCAGGGGCTTGACCTCATCGAGCACTACCAGACACAGGAGCTTCTGGAAAAACAGACCACAGAAGGCGTCACAGAGCTGG GTAGTAAAGCAAACAAGAGTGATTCCTATCTGACACCTGAAAAGTTTCAgatgacagcagcagagctccAGAACTTTACAGACCAAATGAAACAAG AGTGGGAAGCATGGGATCGATGGAGGCCAGAGGGAGGTTGTCTTTGCCCCGTTGGGGCAAATGGCGAGTGGGGAGATGGGATAATTGCACCCCTGCCCCTGACTGTAACCTACACAACAGAGGCAGAGCTCAGAGAGCTGGAGAAGCTGAGGTTTAGGGTGGCACTGCTGCAACAGGAGATTTACCTCGAACAG GCTCTGTCGGACACACTGTCCCCACAGCTTTCATCTGTTGTACCTGGATGTCCCAACCACAGTGTGCTGAGAGACATGTACTCCCTGCTGGGTGAAGGTGGGGAGCGTTTCCCTGCCATAGTCCTGGACTCTGAGCCTGACTGA
- the LOC137200785 gene encoding transmembrane protein 100, with protein sequence MCCQRASRQCTEKQPEREGEKGKVPDLTTNGIQEANAAVWFQDPPAHTVRMGCTTGHLACQPQPQTSGQEGQSLEAGGAKVPEVLSSLERLSQATGGMEKSWYRCIFPFGIISLVIGVAGTGVTYTYNDLPQTKVVSVVLLIMGILLLLMATACWTVHKKKRRKKKEGGSFTSEQCPL encoded by the exons ATGTGCTGCCAGAGAGCCAGCAGGCAGTGCACAGAGAAACAgccagagagggagggagagaaagggaaagt GCCGGACCTGACTACAAACGGGATTCAAGAGGCCAACGCTGCAGTGTGGTTTCAGGATCCACCAGCCCACACCGTTAGGATGGGCTGTACAACAGGCCACCTGGCTTGCCAACCGCAGCCTCAGACCTCGGGGCAGGAGGGTCAGTCCCTGGAGGCTGGTGGTGCCAAAGTTCCAGAGGTGCTCTCCTCCTTGGAGCGTCTGTCCCAGGCCACTGGAGGCATGGAGAAGTCCTGGTACCGCTGCATCTTTCCCTTTGGAATCATCTCTTTGGTGATTGGTGTAGCAGGGACAGGGGTGACCTACACCTATAATGACCTGCCTCAAACCAAAGTGGTGTCAGTGGTGCTACTCATCATGGGGATTTTGCTGTTGCTGATGGCCACTGCCTGTTGGACTGTCcacaagaagaagagaaggaaaaagaaagagggaggctCATTCACCTCTGAGCAATGTCCCCTGTGA
- the LOC137200781 gene encoding tubulin epsilon and delta complex protein 2 isoform X3 — protein sequence MTVTTLLNIYTLLNDTSMSLLTTVEKAIKSCKAEQGKINDCIQLYREILHALTSQPQTPTDESESTDDAATDTDTSPGEKEDIELLERALEKALWVRTGTGPLKKGADRNQQSVPGKEPATTIATSKEAFIGNQTNNRSTSKSASLDRKEHRKPVTSVSSMVGSRPSASYNRGKCNTTINGNLIRSRSVSSSGTVHRQTARKSQQAVSASGSLDHDDTGAHRLPQQNGIPFEQATKWKSLRIKQNRLWDKVIAVQRKPVPGRSHFMERMSATFPKDWPCGSPDQTRVLVDRLTHQGLDLIEHYQTQELLEKQTTEGVTELGSKANKSDSYLTPEKFQMTAAELQNFTDQMKQEWEAWDRWRPEGGCLCPVGANGEWGDGIIAPLPLTVTYTTEAELRELEKLRFRVALLQQEIYLEQSFL from the exons ATGACTGTGACCACCCTCTTGAACATATACACATTGCTTAACG ACACAAGCATGTCACTGCTCACCACGGTCGAGAAAGCTATCAAGTCATGCAAAGCTGAACAAGGCAAGATTAATGACTGCATTCAACTCTACAGAGAAATACTACACGCCCT AACATCACAACCTCAGACACCCACTGACGAGTCAGAATCAACAGATGATGCTGCTACAg atacAGATACCTCACCAGGGGAGAAAGAAGATATAGAATTGCTTGAGCGAGCACTGGAGAAAGCCCTTTGGGTTCGCACTGGCACAGGGCCTTTGAAAAAAGGTGCTGACAGAAATCAACAATCTGTACCTGGAAAGGAACCAGCTACTACAATTGCCACATCCAAAGAAGCATTTATAGGAAATCAGACAAACAATAGATCAACTTCTAAATCTGCCAGTCTTGACAGAAAGGAGCACAGAAAGCCTGTAACATCTGTATCCTCCATGGTGGGCTCAAGACCTTCAGCTAGCTACAATCGTGGAAAGTGCAATACCACAATAAATGGAAACTTAATCCGGAGCCGTTCTGTCTCATCATCGGGGACTGTTCATCGCCAGACTGCAAGGAAATCGCAGCAGGCTGTCTCGGCATCTGGCAGTCTTGATCATG atgacacaGGAGCTCACAGATTACCTCAACAGAATGG GATACCTTTTGAGCAGGCAACAAAATGGAAGTCTCTGAGGATCAAGCAAAACAG GTTGTGGGACAAAGTAATTGCTGTGCAAAGGAAACCTGTGCCTGGGAGGAGTCACTTCATGGAGAGAATGAGTGCTACG TTCCCCAAGGATTGGCCGTGTGGTAGCCCAGATCAGACCAGGGTTCTGGTCGACAGGTTGACTCACCAGGGGCTTGACCTCATCGAGCACTACCAGACACAGGAGCTTCTGGAAAAACAGACCACAGAAGGCGTCACAGAGCTGG GTAGTAAAGCAAACAAGAGTGATTCCTATCTGACACCTGAAAAGTTTCAgatgacagcagcagagctccAGAACTTTACAGACCAAATGAAACAAG AGTGGGAAGCATGGGATCGATGGAGGCCAGAGGGAGGTTGTCTTTGCCCCGTTGGGGCAAATGGCGAGTGGGGAGATGGGATAATTGCACCCCTGCCCCTGACTGTAACCTACACAACAGAGGCAGAGCTCAGAGAGCTGGAGAAGCTGAGGTTTAGGGTGGCACTGCTGCAACAGGAGATTTACCTCGAACAG TCTTTTCTGTGA